In Zea mays cultivar B73 chromosome 7, Zm-B73-REFERENCE-NAM-5.0, whole genome shotgun sequence, the following proteins share a genomic window:
- the LOC100272691 gene encoding uncharacterized LOC100272691, whose amino-acid sequence MAPKSRRGKAKGEKKKKDEKVLPVAIDITVNLPDQSHVILKGISTDRIIDVRRLLCVNTATCAITNYSLTHEMRDGALKDAADIATLKPCTLTLVEEEYSEESAVEHVRRLLDIVACTTCFGPAPPPPPPPSPKDADAAKETSSSSSTSKAVASASSGGRRTASPPPASPSSAAAKESSAAKEAAAKESAAAVELEAEMSGACPRLGAFYEFFSLANLTPPLQFVRRVLQPRQEEQPSDDHLFFLEAKLCSGKFLVVEARRKGFFSLGKQRVLCHNLVDLLRHLSRAFDNVSLSP is encoded by the exons ATGGCGCCCAAGAGCAGGCGtgggaaggccaagggcgagaagaagaagaaagatgagaaaG TTCTCCCTGTGGCCATTGACATCACTGTCAACCTCCCGGACCAGTCTCATGTCATTCTGAAG GGTATTTCAACGGACAGGATCATCGATGTGAGGCGGCTGCTCTGCGTCAACACCGCCACGTGTGCCATCACAAATTATTCTCTCACACATGAG ATGCGTGATGGTGCGTTGAAGGATGCCGCTGACATTGCTACACTAAAACCCTGCACTCTCACATTGGTCGAAG AGGAGTACAGCGAGGAGAGCGCGGTCGAGCATGTCCGGCGTCTGCTGGACATCGTCGCTTGCACCACCTGCTTCGGCCCAGCgccgccacctcctcctccgccgtccCCCAAGGACGCCGATGCCGCTAAGGAGACATCCAGCTCCAGCTCCACATCCAAGGCCGTCGCATCCGCCTCCTCGGGTGGGCGCCGCACGGCCTCACCGCCGCCGGCCTCGCCGTCCTCCGCTGCCGCGAAGGAGTCGTCAGCCGCAAAGGAGGCAGCAGCCAAGGAGTCCGCGGCTGCGGTAGAGCTGGAGGCCGAGATGAGCGGCGCGTGCCCTCGCCTCGGCGCCTTCTACGAGTTCTTCTCACTAGCCAACCTCACGCCGCCACTCCAAT TTGTAAGGCGAGTGTTGCAGCCTCGACAGGAGGAACAGCCTTCGGATGACCATCTGTTCTTTCTTGAG GCAAAGCTATGTAGTGGGAAGTTCCTTGTTGTTGAAGCTCGGCGAAAGGGATTCTTCAGTCTAGGAAAGCAGCGAGTCTTGTGCCACAACCTAGTCGATCTTCTGAGGCATCTTAGTAGAGCATTTGACAATGTTAGTCTATCTCCTTGA